The following are encoded together in the Zingiber officinale cultivar Zhangliang chromosome 8A, Zo_v1.1, whole genome shotgun sequence genome:
- the LOC122012872 gene encoding sorting nexin 2A-like — translation MMGTESPPLTEEMESLALSDDSTDDVAATSSSLPSTDSGRASSDPHNAASTASSSRSWVARRDGTSPGTVHAATSDYLTISVSDPEMVHEAANSLVTGSTTYVTYLITTWIRADASDGDPTEFTVRRRFRDVVTLAARISEAFRGYFIPQRPDKGIVESQMMQKHEFVEQRRAEIEKYLRKLAQHPVIGRSDELRVFLLAEGKLPLPANTDVASRMLDGAASLPKQLFGERAAGQVAPEGVVQPAKEGRDLLRIFKELKQTMSNDWGGVKPLVVEEDKEFLERKDKMQDLQQQISSTSLQAEEVVKAQQDIGETMAELGMAFIKFTKFDTEESAFFSQKMLAADAKRVATAAVKASRLYGELNALTIKHLSTLHEYLGAMLAVQSGFSDRASALLTVQTLMSDLSSLHSKVEKLEAASSKIFGGDQSRLQKLEELKGKIRVTEDAKSCALREYKRIKDNNRTELNRLDREKHDDFLNMLKGFVTSQVGHWEKLGNAWAPLAEETSCYARQS, via the exons ATGATGGGTACCGAATCTCCGCCGTTGACGGAGGAAATGGAGAGCCTCGCCCTCTCCGACGATTCCACAGACGACGTCGCCGCTACTTCCTCCTCGCTGCCATCGACCGATTCCGGAAGAGCCTCCTCCGATCCCCATAACGCCGCCTCGACCGCTTCATCCTCTAGAAGTTGGGTTGCCCGACGCGACGGCACCTCCCCCGGGACAGTCCACGCCGCCACATCGGATTACCTCACAATCTCCGTGTCCGACCCGGAAATGGTACATGAGGCCGCGAACTCTCTTGTTACCGGTAGCACCACCTACGTCACCTACCTCATCACCACTTGGATCCGAGCCGACGCCTCCGATGGTGACCCCACCGAGTTTACCGTCCGTCGACGGTTCCGCGACGTTGTCACGCTCGCCGCTCGGATCTCGGAGGCGTTCCGGGGCTACTTTATCCCGCAACGGCCGGACAAGGGAATCGTGGAGAGCCAGATGATGCAGAAGCACGAGTTCGTCGAGCAGCGGCGGGCGGAGATCGAGAAGTACCTGCGGAAGCTGGCGCAGCATCCGGTGATCGGAAGAAGCGACGAGCTTAGGGTTTTCTTGCTGGCGGAGGGGAAACTTCCGTTGCCGGCGAACACCGATGTGGCGTCTAGGATGCTTGATGGGGCGGCGAGCCTGCCGAAGCAGCTCTTCGGGGAAAGGGCAGCTGGGCAAGTGGCGCCGGAAGGTGTGGTGCAGCCGGCGAAGGAAGGAAGGGACTTGCTGAGGATTTTTAAGGAGCTGAAACAGACGATGTCTAATGATTGGGGAGGGGTGAAGCCATTGGTTGTGGAGGAGGATAAGGAGTTCTTGGAGAGGAAGGATAAGATGCAGGACCTCCAGCAGCAGATTAGTTCAACATCACTGCAG GCTGAAGAAGTTGTGAAGGCACAACAAGATATTGGTGAGACAATGGCAGAGCTTGGGATGGCATTTATCAAGTTCACCAAGTTTGACACAGAGGAGAGTGCATTCTTTTCTCAAAAGATGCTAGCTGCTGATGCCAAACGTGTAGCCACAGCTGCAGTAAAAGCAAGCAGGTTATACGGGGAGCTAAATGCCCTAACCATAAAACATCTG TCTACTTTGCATGAATATCTTGGGGCTATGTTAGCTGTTCAGAGCGGATTCTCCGACAGGGCCAGTGCTCTATTGACTGTACAAACACTTATGTCAGATTTGTCATCTTTGCATTCAAAGGTTGAGAAACTTGAAGCTGCATCCTCAAAGATTTTTGGTGGTGACCAATCAAGACTCCAGAAATTGGAAGAACTGAAGGGAAAAATAAGAGTTACAGAGGACGCTAAAAGCTGTGCACTCAGAGAGTATAAACGGATAAAG GATAACAACAGGACGGAGCTCAACCGACTAGATAGAGAGAAGCATGATGATTTTCTAAACATGCTGAAAGGGTTTGTAACGAGCCAG GTGGGCCATTGGGAGAAACTTGGGAATGCGTGGGCACCCTTAGCGGAAGAAACAAGTTGTTATGCAAGGCAAAGCTAA